From Deltaproteobacteria bacterium, a single genomic window includes:
- a CDS encoding HU family DNA-binding protein, with translation MTKTQMIASLSESTGVSKKDVAAVLDDLGILIERHIKKRAVGTFTLPGLLKIRRVRKPARKARTMISPRTGEEIEVPAKPASSGIKLQPLSVLKRMVE, from the coding sequence ATGACCAAGACCCAGATGATCGCCTCCCTCTCCGAATCCACGGGCGTGTCGAAGAAAGACGTCGCCGCCGTGCTCGACGACCTGGGCATTCTGATCGAGCGTCATATCAAGAAGCGCGCCGTCGGCACCTTCACCCTGCCCGGCCTGCTGAAGATCAGGCGCGTGCGCAAGCCCGCCCGCAAGGCGCGGACGATGATCTCGCCGCGCACGGGCGAGGAGATCGAGGTCCCGGCCAAGCCGGCCTCGTCGGGGATCAAGCTCCAGCCTCTCTCGGTCCTCAAGCGGATGGTCGAATAG
- a CDS encoding cold shock domain-containing protein, with protein MVEGRQGPQVWRIHAVDASTASSGETGSGGPARGAHGPASVEQAPPPGRRLTAIVKWFSPAKGFGFLTPVDGSEDVFCHLSAVERAGYETLPDGASVICEVAEDRRGPAVSSIIAVETANVPPLPGHGAREYGRDDGHGGLEEERRGTVKFYNAEKGYGFVVPDDGGRDVFLHGSVLGRAGLGPPEPGQRVSVLVTQDKRGLQATDIELL; from the coding sequence GTGGTCGAGGGCCGGCAGGGTCCGCAAGTCTGGCGGATCCATGCAGTCGATGCCTCGACCGCGTCCTCGGGCGAGACAGGCAGCGGCGGGCCTGCGCGCGGGGCGCACGGCCCTGCGTCCGTCGAACAGGCTCCGCCCCCCGGGCGCCGTCTTACGGCAATCGTGAAGTGGTTCTCTCCGGCGAAGGGCTTCGGCTTCCTGACGCCCGTCGACGGCTCGGAGGATGTGTTCTGCCACCTCTCGGCGGTCGAGCGCGCGGGTTACGAGACGCTTCCGGATGGGGCGAGCGTCATCTGCGAGGTGGCGGAGGACCGGCGGGGTCCGGCGGTGTCCTCCATCATCGCCGTCGAGACGGCGAACGTGCCACCCCTGCCGGGGCATGGCGCCCGAGAGTACGGGCGCGACGACGGCCATGGCGGACTGGAGGAGGAGCGGCGCGGCACGGTCAAGTTCTACAACGCCGAGAAGGGCTATGGCTTTGTCGTGCCCGACGACGGCGGCCGCGACGTGTTCCTGCACGGCAGCGTGCTTGGCCGGGCGGGGCTGGGGCCACCGGAGCCGGGCCAGCGCGTGAGCGTGTTGGTGACGCAGGACAAGCGCGGTCTCCAGGCGACGGACATCGAACTCTTGTGA